A genomic segment from Microbulbifer elongatus encodes:
- the gspD gene encoding type II secretion system secretin GspD codes for MTLSLDNADIRDLINWAADFTGKNIIVHPNVKGKVTVVAGDPMTHAQAFDVFMSVLQVNGFSLVEQGDAWKVVPDALAKQQAIPVIDEQTRAPGEALVVRTVKVENISAAQLIAMLRPLIPQTGHLAAYADTNTLIVADRAANIDQIVRLIKQLDRAGAIDIELVALQFASAKEVKQVLNELLQGGGKQAGNDVQPLRIAVDERSNSILLTGDPVTRTQLKKVIQRLDQPLAGEGNTAVVYVQYASAVDLKPILEGMSGSIQKTEKDQQVADVEVSIQVNEELNALILTAPPSLLETMKGVIAKLDVRRAQVLIEAIIVEVTEGTGNQLGIKWLAGNDDDVFAGFNNDVAIGDPDGDNTIEVDGVPINPGSLDPLNLVGAGLNLGFLSGTDVRVAINAIAEQNNANILSTPTIMALDNEEAEILVGQNVPFITGSQLTTGSNNDPFQTIQRQDVGTILKVTPRVNNNNSVTLDIEQKVENVLPVTGAASDIVTSKREIRTKVLIDDGAILVLGGLIEDKLTEYNNKVPLLGDIPGLGRLFRNSQKDVDKTNLMVFIRPRILSNQIAGYEETRRRYRDMQEKQLRMRDDTSRIWDWNRGDVLPDLLPPATNYEQESQEPLPVEPEGVK; via the coding sequence GTGACACTTTCTCTCGACAACGCCGATATTCGCGACCTGATTAACTGGGCTGCGGATTTCACCGGCAAGAACATCATTGTCCACCCCAACGTAAAGGGCAAAGTGACCGTGGTTGCGGGTGATCCCATGACCCACGCACAGGCCTTTGACGTATTTATGTCTGTGTTGCAGGTAAACGGCTTCAGCCTGGTAGAGCAGGGGGATGCATGGAAGGTGGTGCCCGATGCGCTCGCCAAGCAGCAGGCGATCCCGGTGATCGACGAGCAGACCCGGGCCCCCGGTGAGGCGCTGGTGGTGCGCACGGTCAAGGTGGAGAATATTTCTGCCGCCCAGCTGATTGCCATGCTGCGGCCACTGATCCCGCAGACTGGCCACCTGGCCGCCTATGCGGACACCAATACCCTGATCGTTGCCGACCGCGCGGCGAACATCGACCAGATTGTGCGCCTGATCAAGCAGCTGGACCGCGCTGGCGCCATCGATATCGAGCTGGTTGCACTGCAATTCGCCTCAGCCAAAGAGGTCAAGCAGGTTCTGAACGAGTTGTTGCAGGGGGGCGGTAAGCAGGCCGGTAACGATGTGCAACCGCTGCGTATCGCCGTAGACGAGCGCTCCAACAGCATCCTGCTGACCGGCGACCCGGTCACCCGTACTCAACTCAAGAAAGTCATTCAGCGTCTCGATCAGCCTCTGGCCGGTGAGGGCAATACTGCCGTGGTCTATGTGCAGTACGCCAGCGCCGTGGACCTGAAGCCGATTCTGGAGGGGATGAGTGGCAGCATCCAGAAGACCGAAAAGGACCAGCAGGTGGCGGATGTGGAGGTCAGCATTCAGGTGAATGAGGAGCTGAATGCGCTGATTCTTACTGCGCCCCCATCACTGCTGGAAACCATGAAAGGGGTGATTGCCAAACTGGATGTGCGCCGCGCACAAGTTTTGATTGAAGCCATTATTGTGGAAGTCACCGAAGGTACCGGTAATCAGCTGGGAATCAAATGGCTCGCCGGGAACGACGACGATGTTTTTGCCGGCTTCAATAACGATGTGGCGATCGGTGATCCGGACGGGGACAACACCATTGAGGTGGATGGTGTTCCCATCAACCCGGGGTCACTGGATCCGTTGAATCTCGTCGGTGCTGGCCTGAACCTTGGATTTCTGAGTGGCACTGATGTTCGTGTGGCAATTAATGCAATCGCAGAGCAGAACAACGCGAACATTTTGTCTACACCGACCATCATGGCACTGGATAATGAAGAGGCTGAGATTCTGGTGGGCCAGAATGTACCGTTTATTACCGGTTCACAGCTGACCACTGGTAGTAATAATGATCCTTTCCAGACCATTCAGCGCCAGGACGTGGGTACCATTCTTAAGGTGACGCCGCGAGTGAATAACAACAACTCGGTGACACTGGATATCGAGCAAAAGGTTGAAAACGTGCTGCCGGTTACCGGTGCGGCATCGGACATCGTGACCAGCAAGCGTGAAATCCGCACCAAGGTCCTGATCGATGATGGCGCCATCTTGGTATTGGGCGGACTGATCGAAGATAAGCTCACCGAATATAACAACAAAGTGCCGTTGCTTGGCGATATACCCGGGCTCGGGCGCCTGTTCCGTAACTCCCAGAAAGACGTGGATAAAACCAACCTGATGGTGTTTATCCGCCCGCGTATTCTCAGCAACCAGATCGCCGGTTACGAGGAAACCCGTCGCCGCTACCGGGATATGCAGGAGAAACAACTGCGCATGCGTGACGACACCAGCCGAATCTGGGACTGGAATCGCGGCGATGTGCTGCCCGACCTGCTGCCACCCGCAACAAATTATGAGCAGGAATCTCAGGAGCCTCTTCCGGTGGAGCCTGAGGGCGTCAAGTGA
- the gspE gene encoding type II secretion system ATPase GspE, with the protein MAEVVLKRLPYAFAKRHQVLLAEVEGTPVCQYVAPLNPSVLAEVQRLCEVPLGVAPVDRETFQESLQREYENREGGNLSDVEGLGDDLDLAAVADSLPETEDLLEQEDDAPIVKLINAIFAESLKQGASDIHIETFEKRLVVRFRVDGVLREVLQPRRALAPLLVSRIKVMAKLDIAEKRVPQDGRISLLMGGREVDVRVSTMPSSAGERVVMRLLDKQAGKMDMRQLGMAERDLKVITELLSRPHGILLVTGPTGSGKTTTLYAGLASINNREKNILTVEDPVEYNLEGVGQTQVNTKADMTFARGLRAILRQDPDVVMVGEIRDLETMQIAIQASLTGHLVLSTLHTNTALGAVTRLVDMGIEPFLLSSSIIGVLAQRLVRVLCPDCRQPHQADAFELRMLGFAEDAEATIYRPGGCEKCNHSGYLGRVGIYELVPVNERLRQMIHDRDSESALVAEARKLGPSIRDDGMAKVLAGTTSLEEVLRVTQES; encoded by the coding sequence ATGGCGGAAGTGGTACTCAAGCGCCTGCCATACGCGTTCGCCAAGCGGCATCAGGTGCTGCTGGCGGAGGTTGAGGGCACCCCGGTGTGTCAATATGTGGCGCCACTGAATCCCTCGGTGCTGGCGGAAGTTCAGCGTCTGTGTGAGGTGCCGCTGGGGGTAGCTCCGGTGGACCGGGAAACCTTTCAGGAATCCCTGCAACGGGAGTATGAAAACCGCGAAGGGGGCAACCTTTCCGATGTCGAAGGCCTGGGTGATGACCTGGACCTGGCCGCGGTCGCCGATTCCCTGCCCGAGACCGAAGACCTGCTGGAGCAGGAAGACGATGCGCCCATCGTCAAACTGATCAATGCCATTTTTGCCGAGTCCCTCAAACAGGGGGCCTCGGATATTCATATCGAAACCTTTGAAAAACGCCTGGTGGTGCGCTTCAGAGTAGACGGTGTGTTGCGCGAAGTACTGCAACCGCGTCGCGCCCTGGCGCCACTGCTGGTGTCGCGGATCAAGGTAATGGCGAAGCTGGATATCGCCGAGAAGCGTGTTCCTCAGGACGGCCGGATTTCCCTGTTGATGGGCGGCCGGGAAGTGGACGTGCGTGTATCCACCATGCCTTCCTCTGCCGGTGAGCGGGTGGTGATGCGTCTGCTGGACAAGCAGGCGGGCAAGATGGATATGCGTCAGCTGGGCATGGCCGAGCGCGACCTGAAGGTTATCACCGAGCTGTTGAGTCGGCCTCACGGCATTCTGCTCGTTACCGGCCCAACGGGTTCCGGTAAAACCACCACACTGTACGCGGGTCTCGCCAGCATCAACAACCGGGAAAAGAATATTCTCACCGTGGAAGACCCGGTGGAATACAACCTGGAAGGGGTTGGCCAGACCCAGGTCAACACTAAGGCGGATATGACGTTCGCCCGCGGCCTGCGCGCTATTTTGCGCCAGGACCCGGATGTGGTGATGGTGGGTGAGATCCGCGACCTGGAAACCATGCAGATCGCCATTCAGGCCAGTTTGACCGGCCACTTGGTGCTCTCCACCCTGCACACCAACACCGCGTTGGGTGCGGTGACCCGTCTGGTGGATATGGGGATCGAACCGTTTTTGCTGTCGTCCAGTATTATTGGTGTGCTGGCCCAGCGCCTGGTAAGGGTTCTGTGCCCGGATTGCCGCCAGCCCCATCAGGCCGACGCGTTCGAGCTGAGAATGCTCGGCTTTGCGGAAGATGCAGAGGCCACCATTTATCGTCCCGGCGGCTGTGAAAAATGCAACCACAGTGGTTATCTTGGGCGCGTCGGTATCTATGAGCTGGTACCGGTCAACGAGCGTCTGCGGCAGATGATTCACGACCGGGATTCGGAAAGTGCGCTGGTAGCCGAGGCGCGAAAACTCGGCCCCAGTATTCGCGACGACGGCATGGCCAAAGTTCTGGCTGGAACCACTTCACTGGAAGAAGTGTTGCGGGTAACCCAGGAGTCCTGA
- the gspF gene encoding type II secretion system inner membrane protein GspF, which yields MGAFEYTALNSGGRKSRGTLEADSAKAARQQLRAKGLVPLEVTAAGDSSPQSAGSFLSGSPGLGIKPLALLTRQIATLLRAGIPLEETLSAIANQTRNQKVRRIVLAIRAKVLEGHSLAQALGSFPRAFPKLYRATVEAGEHSGHLDDVLERLADYTESQQQFRQKVQLALIYPIVLVVICVLVVTGLMVYVVPDVIEVFTGTGQQLPLATRILVSFSDFISAWGWIIPPVIVLLVVGWLLLLRQPKFRYRFHHRLLEMPVIGWLVRGGQSARYVGTLAILTGSSVPLVQAMGIASGVMGNDYLKERLQTAQKFVREGGSLRRALEDVEYFPPMMTYMIASGESSGTLDEMLERAAENQERDLQGAVTAFVSLFEPLMLLVMAGIVLFIVMAIMMPIMNMNQLVV from the coding sequence ATGGGGGCATTTGAGTACACGGCGCTCAACAGCGGTGGCCGCAAAAGCCGCGGTACCCTGGAAGCGGATAGCGCAAAAGCCGCGCGTCAGCAGTTGCGCGCGAAAGGTCTGGTTCCGCTCGAGGTGACCGCTGCGGGGGACTCCTCGCCGCAATCAGCGGGTAGCTTCCTGAGTGGTAGTCCCGGGCTTGGCATCAAGCCGCTGGCACTGCTTACCCGGCAGATTGCCACCCTGCTGCGCGCCGGTATTCCCCTGGAAGAGACCCTCAGCGCGATTGCCAACCAGACCCGCAATCAGAAGGTGCGCCGTATCGTACTGGCCATTCGCGCCAAGGTGCTGGAGGGGCACAGTCTTGCCCAGGCGCTGGGGAGCTTTCCCCGCGCGTTTCCCAAGCTCTATCGGGCCACGGTGGAGGCCGGTGAGCATTCCGGCCATCTGGATGATGTGCTGGAGCGGCTGGCGGATTACACCGAGAGTCAGCAGCAGTTTCGCCAGAAAGTTCAGCTGGCTCTCATATACCCCATCGTACTGGTCGTTATCTGCGTCCTCGTAGTGACCGGCCTGATGGTGTACGTGGTTCCCGATGTGATCGAGGTATTCACCGGCACCGGTCAGCAGTTGCCACTGGCCACGCGGATACTGGTCTCGTTCAGTGATTTTATTTCTGCGTGGGGCTGGATTATCCCTCCGGTTATTGTGCTGCTGGTGGTGGGTTGGCTGCTGCTCCTGCGTCAGCCCAAATTCCGTTATCGCTTTCACCATCGACTACTGGAAATGCCGGTGATTGGCTGGCTGGTGCGCGGTGGTCAGAGCGCCCGCTATGTGGGTACTCTGGCGATCCTGACCGGCAGTAGTGTGCCACTGGTGCAGGCCATGGGGATTGCCAGCGGCGTGATGGGGAATGACTACCTGAAGGAAAGGTTGCAGACCGCACAGAAGTTTGTTCGCGAAGGCGGCAGCCTGCGGCGGGCGCTGGAAGACGTGGAGTACTTCCCGCCGATGATGACTTATATGATTGCCAGTGGCGAATCCTCCGGCACGCTCGATGAGATGCTGGAGCGTGCCGCGGAAAACCAGGAGCGGGATCTGCAGGGTGCGGTTACGGCATTTGTGAGCCTGTTTGAACCGCTGATGCTGCTGGTAATGGCGGGGATCGTTTTATTTATCGTAATGGCAATCATGATGCCGATCATGAACATGAACCAGTTGGTGGTCTGA
- the gspG gene encoding type II secretion system major pseudopilin GspG, translating to MKNLRKSQGFTLIEIMVVIVILGVLGALVVPNIMGRTGEARIKAATVDLRAISSQLDLYRMDNFVYPSSDQGLEALVTKPSGFPEAKNWAEPYLKRVPKDPWGNEYQYISPGSSGPYDLFSLGADGKPGGEGEAADLFASEL from the coding sequence ATGAAAAATTTGCGTAAGAGCCAGGGCTTTACCCTGATTGAGATCATGGTGGTGATCGTGATTCTGGGCGTTCTGGGTGCACTGGTCGTGCCCAATATCATGGGGCGCACCGGGGAGGCCCGGATTAAAGCGGCAACGGTCGATCTTCGTGCGATCTCGTCACAGCTGGACCTGTACCGCATGGACAACTTTGTGTATCCGAGCTCGGATCAGGGCCTGGAAGCGCTGGTTACCAAGCCGTCCGGTTTCCCGGAGGCAAAAAACTGGGCTGAACCTTACCTGAAGCGCGTGCCTAAAGATCCCTGGGGCAATGAATATCAGTACATCAGCCCCGGCAGCAGCGGCCCGTACGATCTGTTCAGCCTGGGTGCCGACGGCAAGCCCGGCGGTGAAGGTGAGGCGGCGGACCTGTTTGCTTCCGAGCTGTAA
- the gspH gene encoding type II secretion system minor pseudopilin GspH: MRILSRRQRGFTLIELLVVIFIIATLAGMATLSLRGTDSRNWTGEVQRLANLLQLVADRALIDKSHYGVVFEEDRYEVVRYDSSALRWQEIDVSGSAISSRAGRFMSHELPSNMRLEVLSQTELPGADGNSSSFTPSGRSDRDKDDEEKEIKPQFAALSSGEVLPVEVAFFLTRDGDVARGAVISYSSLYGMQLEWQVDDY, translated from the coding sequence ATGCGTATCCTGTCCCGCCGCCAACGGGGATTTACCCTGATTGAATTGCTGGTGGTGATTTTCATAATCGCTACCCTGGCGGGCATGGCGACGCTTTCACTTCGCGGGACCGACAGCCGCAACTGGACCGGTGAGGTTCAGCGGCTCGCGAATCTGTTGCAGCTGGTGGCAGACCGCGCGCTGATCGACAAGTCGCACTACGGTGTCGTCTTTGAAGAAGACCGCTATGAGGTTGTCCGCTACGACTCCTCAGCCCTGAGGTGGCAGGAAATCGATGTCTCAGGCTCGGCCATCTCCTCCCGTGCCGGCCGCTTTATGTCCCACGAGCTGCCGTCAAATATGCGTCTGGAAGTCCTCTCGCAGACCGAGCTCCCGGGGGCGGATGGCAACAGTTCCAGTTTCACGCCCAGCGGTCGCAGCGATCGCGACAAAGACGACGAAGAGAAAGAGATCAAACCGCAGTTTGCGGCACTGTCCAGTGGTGAGGTGCTGCCGGTGGAGGTGGCGTTTTTCCTCACGCGGGATGGCGATGTAGCCCGTGGCGCGGTTATATCCTACAGCAGTCTGTACGGTATGCAGCTGGAGTGGCAGGTCGATGACTACTGA
- the gspI gene encoding type II secretion system minor pseudopilin GspI — protein MTTESRQLRSRIQSAGGFTLVEVLVALVIFGVIAASVLKTMQDSVRQQAALEERLTANLVAQQALAEIRLRTDWPPLGKKTERVLLAEREWEVTAEVKSTSEPRMRHIIVQVGWPDKSPLLTIDSWVAE, from the coding sequence ATGACTACTGAATCCCGACAGCTGCGCAGCCGGATTCAATCCGCCGGGGGGTTCACCCTGGTTGAGGTGCTGGTTGCTCTGGTGATCTTTGGGGTCATCGCCGCGAGCGTGCTCAAAACCATGCAGGATAGCGTGCGTCAGCAGGCTGCGCTGGAGGAGCGCCTTACCGCCAATCTGGTGGCGCAACAGGCGTTGGCAGAAATCCGCCTGCGTACCGACTGGCCCCCACTGGGCAAGAAAACCGAGCGCGTGCTGTTGGCAGAGCGCGAGTGGGAGGTGACCGCAGAGGTTAAATCCACCAGTGAACCGCGTATGCGTCACATCATTGTGCAGGTGGGTTGGCCGGACAAGTCACCACTGCTGACGATTGATTCCTGGGTGGCCGAATAA
- the gspJ gene encoding type II secretion system minor pseudopilin GspJ, whose amino-acid sequence MRVPRSLPRPIPAQSGFTLIEVTVVLVIVSIIGIGSYSLLETFFSTDRALNARADEMRRLSMAMYRLDDDLRQFTARPVKNGYSGYEPAFLGLSNEFEFTRLGAANLTGDPRGNLQRLHYGIGYAEEDDERYAAPDDDTALLLRSRWRILDRGPDSQPVAEPVLDGVIELNVRYFDRDTQTWLAQWPPASSATTPGAVDLRLPQAIEVTLLTRTGGEMRRLFSLPAYAVATSSGGSGGSSSGGDDDGGSSSSGGDDDRGGSDDEERQ is encoded by the coding sequence ATGCGTGTGCCCCGTTCCCTCCCTCGGCCAATTCCTGCCCAGTCAGGCTTTACCCTGATTGAGGTCACCGTCGTGCTGGTGATCGTATCCATCATCGGCATTGGCTCCTACTCCCTGCTGGAAACGTTTTTTTCCACCGACCGTGCCTTGAACGCGCGCGCCGACGAAATGCGGCGTTTGTCCATGGCCATGTACCGGTTGGATGATGATTTGCGGCAATTTACCGCGCGCCCGGTTAAAAATGGCTACAGCGGCTACGAGCCGGCTTTCTTGGGGCTGAGTAACGAGTTTGAATTTACCCGATTGGGGGCCGCCAACCTGACCGGTGACCCCCGCGGGAACCTGCAGAGACTTCACTACGGTATCGGCTATGCGGAGGAGGACGACGAGCGGTACGCAGCCCCGGACGACGATACCGCGCTGCTGCTGCGCAGCCGTTGGCGCATTCTCGACCGCGGCCCCGATTCGCAGCCGGTGGCTGAGCCAGTACTGGATGGGGTGATCGAACTGAACGTGCGGTATTTCGACCGCGATACCCAGACCTGGCTCGCTCAGTGGCCTCCGGCCTCCTCGGCAACCACCCCCGGTGCCGTGGATCTGCGCTTGCCCCAGGCCATCGAGGTGACATTATTGACTCGAACCGGTGGTGAAATGCGCCGTCTGTTTTCGCTGCCGGCGTATGCTGTGGCTACCAGTAGCGGGGGTAGCGGTGGCAGCTCCAGTGGCGGTGACGATGACGGTGGATCCAGCAGCAGTGGCGGGGATGATGACCGCGGTGGAAGTGATGACGAGGAGCGCCAGTAA
- the gspK gene encoding type II secretion system minor pseudopilin GspK, translated as MTSASCHGINRAGAGGLLRNQRGVALITVLLVMVIAVAAVTHAVTRNRLAISRTSAILANTQLAEFVHGAEAWATVTLEKDFEEDREAGSASDNLHELWAQHQTEFNPGNGKIRILIKDLQGCFNVNNLTVPGGSSGADSGGSGTAGSGPGPVLRRLVSNLGGPADMALGIEDWLDPGDTPLASGGEDTGYLGLELAYRTPDTLITDVSELRAVQGMDPEIWRQLEPELCALPEAGTPVNVNTASEGLLSAMFPSANIASLITQRESGVAFTQMSDLSPFNISGGGDLDFNSAYYVAHIAVQLGLEAGTEHRQYWESILKLDTTTGKIKVIQRQRREFSGQFLQELLGV; from the coding sequence ATGACCTCTGCAAGTTGTCACGGTATTAATCGCGCCGGTGCCGGTGGACTGCTGCGCAACCAGCGGGGTGTGGCGCTGATTACTGTCTTGCTGGTAATGGTAATTGCAGTGGCGGCAGTGACCCATGCGGTGACACGCAACCGCCTGGCCATTTCCCGTACCAGTGCAATTCTCGCCAATACCCAACTCGCGGAATTTGTGCACGGGGCGGAGGCCTGGGCGACAGTAACGCTCGAAAAAGACTTTGAAGAAGACCGTGAAGCCGGTAGCGCTAGTGACAATCTACATGAACTCTGGGCTCAGCATCAGACAGAGTTCAATCCGGGTAATGGGAAAATACGTATATTAATCAAGGACTTGCAGGGCTGTTTTAATGTAAATAATTTAACGGTTCCTGGAGGTTCCAGCGGCGCGGACTCCGGCGGAAGTGGTACCGCTGGCAGTGGTCCCGGGCCTGTTCTGCGCCGTCTGGTGAGTAACCTGGGTGGGCCGGCGGATATGGCACTGGGTATCGAGGATTGGCTCGACCCCGGTGATACCCCGCTCGCGTCCGGGGGAGAAGACACCGGTTATCTCGGATTGGAACTGGCCTATCGCACTCCAGATACCCTGATTACCGATGTGTCTGAATTGCGCGCGGTGCAGGGAATGGACCCGGAAATCTGGCGTCAGCTCGAGCCTGAACTCTGCGCACTACCGGAGGCGGGTACTCCGGTGAATGTGAATACCGCATCGGAGGGACTGTTATCGGCGATGTTCCCATCGGCCAATATCGCGAGTCTGATTACGCAGCGGGAATCCGGTGTAGCGTTTACCCAGATGTCTGATCTCTCCCCGTTCAACATTTCCGGCGGGGGCGATCTGGATTTCAACAGCGCGTATTATGTGGCGCACATTGCAGTACAGCTGGGCCTGGAGGCGGGTACTGAACACCGGCAGTATTGGGAGTCGATTCTGAAACTCGACACCACCACCGGGAAAATAAAAGTGATTCAGCGTCAGCGGCGCGAGTTCTCCGGGCAGTTTTTGCAGGAATTATTGGGGGTCTAA
- the gspL gene encoding type II secretion system protein GspL — translation MSQEVKLLRLREPGAGAHSGNQELGAGAVVLEYWHQAQWKPVAVDEDFEQAFADPSGSEDAQPPVEEGSAPDPGIALTFEPGERGVILIPGTWVWNGLESVPRAARRQSQAVGYMVEEQLAADVEELHFVCEPVQGDLCSVMAVASLKLAILKSQIERLGWPVTVAIPEYRLLADTGSESAVWFDGERAHFWHTGGRGLSVNRTLAGVIAESLFADAAEAGEEPEQGEPAAGAPLRLMGDATELERATLEQLGTVQPVDGTPQDLLLGGVAPTVSGNLLTGPYQVALQSAEGPWWKKPAIAVVVCFVLQLVFFIGAGTYYKIQGAKAEAEARDLFSEIFPGDSPSADLRRQITGYLNQSSGSGGEFAGQLQQLSTVWGGAKNSDLKLQSLRFDGNRGELVLQLRAANLGQLDSVVSRLGQGQYKAELLAANELEEGVSGRIRLRQPR, via the coding sequence TTGAGCCAGGAAGTAAAACTATTGCGGCTGCGGGAGCCCGGCGCTGGTGCCCATAGCGGCAATCAGGAGCTGGGAGCCGGCGCTGTTGTGCTTGAGTACTGGCACCAGGCGCAGTGGAAACCGGTGGCCGTTGACGAAGATTTCGAGCAGGCGTTTGCCGACCCGTCGGGGTCAGAGGATGCCCAACCACCTGTGGAAGAGGGTTCCGCGCCGGATCCTGGCATCGCGCTGACCTTTGAACCGGGAGAGCGTGGCGTAATCCTGATCCCGGGCACCTGGGTCTGGAACGGCCTCGAATCGGTGCCCCGGGCAGCCCGGCGGCAGAGCCAGGCGGTGGGCTACATGGTGGAGGAGCAGCTGGCGGCAGATGTTGAAGAGCTCCATTTCGTCTGTGAACCGGTGCAGGGTGATCTGTGCAGTGTTATGGCGGTGGCCAGTCTGAAGCTGGCGATTCTCAAATCGCAGATTGAGCGGCTCGGATGGCCGGTTACCGTCGCCATCCCCGAATATCGCCTGCTGGCGGACACGGGATCCGAATCCGCGGTGTGGTTTGACGGCGAGCGTGCCCATTTCTGGCACACCGGTGGTCGCGGCCTCTCGGTCAACCGGACGCTGGCGGGGGTGATCGCCGAGAGCCTGTTTGCCGATGCGGCGGAGGCGGGCGAGGAGCCTGAGCAGGGCGAGCCGGCCGCGGGTGCGCCATTGCGGTTAATGGGCGATGCCACCGAGCTGGAGCGGGCTACGCTGGAACAGCTGGGTACCGTGCAGCCGGTTGACGGGACGCCACAAGACCTGTTGCTTGGCGGTGTAGCACCCACGGTGTCAGGAAACCTGCTGACAGGCCCGTATCAGGTTGCTCTGCAATCCGCCGAAGGCCCCTGGTGGAAAAAGCCGGCGATTGCCGTCGTCGTGTGTTTTGTACTGCAGCTGGTCTTTTTTATCGGCGCGGGCACCTATTACAAAATCCAGGGGGCGAAGGCGGAAGCGGAGGCCAGGGATCTGTTCAGCGAGATCTTTCCGGGGGATTCTCCCAGCGCGGATCTGCGCCGGCAGATTACCGGTTATCTCAATCAGTCGAGCGGCAGTGGCGGAGAGTTCGCGGGACAACTTCAGCAGTTGAGCACTGTCTGGGGAGGTGCCAAAAATAGCGACCTGAAACTGCAGTCTCTGCGTTTCGACGGCAACCGCGGCGAGTTGGTATTACAGCTGCGCGCCGCCAACCTCGGTCAGCTGGATTCTGTGGTCAGTCGCTTGGGGCAGGGGCAGTACAAAGCCGAGCTGCTGGCCGCCAACGAGCTGGAAGAAGGGGTTTCCGGGCGGATCCGCCTGCGACAACCGCGATAA
- the gspM gene encoding type II secretion system protein GspM, translating to MKHTIEQWRQKWLALPPGDQRALGILGLFLGLMIIVFGLFKPAQSFFEGARTDAESARELVQWIERQRPQLERVQRASGGQSQGKGTLLQRVTAAANNHQVTIKRFEPEGDRRIRLWVDEARYQDLQPWLNTLLQQRFTIRSVSVDALAEEGMVSARLTLER from the coding sequence ATGAAGCATACAATCGAACAGTGGCGGCAGAAGTGGCTCGCCTTGCCGCCCGGAGATCAGCGGGCACTGGGTATTCTTGGCTTGTTTCTGGGACTGATGATTATCGTATTCGGTCTCTTCAAGCCGGCGCAGTCATTCTTCGAGGGCGCCCGGACCGATGCGGAAAGTGCCCGGGAGCTGGTGCAGTGGATCGAGCGGCAGCGGCCCCAGCTGGAGCGGGTACAGCGCGCCAGTGGCGGGCAGTCCCAGGGCAAGGGCACTTTGCTGCAGCGGGTAACGGCAGCGGCAAATAATCATCAAGTCACGATCAAGCGCTTTGAGCCAGAAGGCGACCGTCGTATTCGCCTGTGGGTGGATGAGGCGCGCTACCAGGATCTTCAGCCATGGCTGAACACCCTGTTGCAGCAGCGCTTTACCATTCGCTCGGTCAGCGTCGATGCCCTGGCTGAAGAGGGCATGGTGTCCGCCCGCCTTACTCTGGAGCGCTAG
- a CDS encoding acetyltransferase: MLLRNADGNHLIDVADVVTLTNPYELTVVGRYLWGEEIQDPEVFDKEQLRFLSGESLPRCWQDSRYRDREVRRVKCGTRVDDSDYYQGA, from the coding sequence ATGTTGTTGAGAAACGCCGACGGCAATCACCTGATTGATGTGGCCGATGTCGTCACCCTGACCAACCCATACGAATTGACCGTCGTCGGACGCTACCTGTGGGGGGAAGAAATTCAGGACCCGGAAGTATTCGACAAAGAGCAGTTGCGCTTTCTTTCGGGGGAATCTTTGCCCCGTTGCTGGCAGGATAGTCGCTACCGGGATCGAGAAGTGCGTCGTGTGAAATGCGGCACTCGCGTTGATGATAGCGACTATTATCAGGGCGCCTGA
- a CDS encoding DUF2788 domain-containing protein, translating to MSFELFEEYSLIVGIGGLILFMVFIVWNLAKESKAGRFGTFILFIALGLGLLGFLVKTVLVEVMGLGQ from the coding sequence ATGAGCTTTGAGCTGTTTGAAGAGTATTCCCTGATTGTCGGAATTGGGGGCCTGATCCTGTTTATGGTGTTTATCGTCTGGAATCTGGCCAAAGAGTCCAAGGCGGGTCGCTTTGGCACCTTTATTCTCTTCATTGCCCTTGGTCTAGGCTTGCTGGGCTTCCTCGTAAAAACCGTACTGGTTGAAGTCATGGGCCTCGGCCAGTAA